A window from Longimicrobiales bacterium encodes these proteins:
- a CDS encoding universal stress protein: MIRRILVPLDGTPFSECAIPYAVAIAKRAQAVLELVHVHVPKLHDAPAAVTPYAYQHAPDYSVIADDDEFDAEAHWLEERAARLRETTGLTISAFTVTGHPAETLCEEVAALAADLVVMATHARTGIDRLRFPAVADVVVRHAAAPVLLIPPAEDGTSAQAPTKFRRMLIPLDGSAFSEQVLPAARTLAFLMGAQPWLLHVVTPYSPPLRSDPAPGAIGDNPRAGEEYLAGVARAMAGINGSVVTTTMLDRRPADAICEAANDPDVDLVAMATHGRGGLSRLLLGSTGDEVVRHTSKPVLLFRPSTADALRDVFDPYSVR, translated from the coding sequence ATGATCCGCCGCATCCTCGTCCCGCTCGACGGCACACCCTTCAGTGAATGCGCGATCCCCTACGCTGTGGCGATTGCCAAGCGCGCGCAGGCAGTGCTCGAGCTCGTGCACGTGCACGTACCGAAGCTGCACGACGCTCCCGCGGCCGTCACGCCGTATGCATACCAGCACGCGCCCGACTACTCGGTAATCGCCGACGATGACGAGTTCGACGCGGAAGCGCACTGGCTCGAGGAGCGCGCCGCAAGGCTCCGTGAGACGACGGGCCTCACGATATCGGCGTTCACCGTCACGGGACATCCGGCCGAAACCCTGTGCGAAGAGGTCGCCGCTCTCGCAGCGGACCTTGTGGTCATGGCGACACACGCCCGCACCGGCATCGATCGCCTCCGCTTCCCTGCTGTTGCCGACGTGGTCGTGCGCCACGCCGCTGCGCCCGTCCTGCTCATCCCGCCCGCGGAGGACGGTACATCGGCCCAGGCACCGACGAAGTTCCGTCGGATGCTGATTCCGCTGGACGGCTCCGCCTTCTCCGAGCAGGTCCTGCCTGCCGCCCGGACGCTGGCCTTCCTGATGGGCGCGCAGCCCTGGCTGCTCCACGTGGTCACGCCGTACTCCCCGCCCCTGCGGAGCGACCCGGCGCCGGGCGCCATCGGCGACAACCCGCGCGCGGGCGAGGAGTACCTCGCCGGCGTAGCACGGGCCATGGCCGGCATCAACGGCTCCGTGGTGACGACGACCATGCTCGACCGGCGTCCTGCCGATGCGATCTGCGAGGCGGCCAACGATCCCGACGTCGACCTGGTTGCCATGGCGACGCACGGACGCGGTGGACTCAGCCGACTGCTGCTCGGCAGCACGGGCGACGAGGTGGTGCGGCACACCAGCAAGCCCGTCCTGCTGTTCCGCCCGAGCACCGCCGACGCGCTGCGCGACGTCTTCGACCCGTACAGCGTGCGCTAA